The following are from one region of the Nicotiana tomentosiformis chromosome 7, ASM39032v3, whole genome shotgun sequence genome:
- the LOC138895463 gene encoding uncharacterized protein: MARHLRDEPEEGEENLACVRANVVIQQSSNLVEANQASVLHHEVFLRIREEHDVEVQSLTEKSDSYKLLSEKLRADLTAAREEHEEMAEQVDALLAEAEEFKKCMNILASKKEAVEAQLELSYAQLRSAKENALGMIEKMKELQHRLDLATSDKADLAKELEVARSEVIEANKRADAKVPQFRINVEVNKPKLRAWSNMKNGKLGERLSRRSELRASILGPRLKSPGRRRTKLGGWTLLRRIPMTRGSLKMRTMPRIRPPIKIESFRALGRLLRSFDTAFSFCIKNLLLAE, from the exons ATGGCCCGCCATttaagggacgagcccgaagaaggagaggagaatttagcttgcgtacgggctaatgttgtgattcaacagtcTTCCAATTTGGTGGAAGCAAATCAG gcttcggtgttgcatcacgaggtcTTTCTTCGAATTCGGGAGGAGCATGATGTCGAGGTTCagagcctcactgagaagagtgactcgtacaagctccttagtgaaaaacttcgagcagatttgacagcggctcgggaagagcatgaggagatggctgagcag GTAGATGCGCTACTTgccgaggcagaagaatttaaaaagtgtatgaatatccttgcctcgaaaaaggaagccgtcgaagctcagttggagctgtcttatgcccaacttcgatctgcgaaagaaaatgcTTTGGGGATGATTgaaaagatgaaagagcttcagcatcggttggatttggccacttcagataaagcagatttggccaaagaacttgaagtggccagatctgaggtgatcgaggccaataaaagagctgatgccaAAGTGCCTCAGTTCAGGATCAATGTCGAGGTTAACAAGCCAAAGCtgagagcatggtcgaacatgaaaaatggcaagctcggagagaggctctcgaggaggtcagagcttagggcttcgatattggggccgagattgaagtcGCCAGGGCGGAGGAGAACAAAGCTCGGAGGTTGGACTTTACTAAGGAGGATTCCGATGACTCGGGGGAGTCTGAAGATGAGGACGATGCCGAGAATACGACCTCCGATAAAGATTGagtcatttagggccttaggtcgTTTGCTACGTTCTTTTGATACCGCTTTCAgtttttgtataaagaacttgCTTTTGGCAGAGTAG